The sequence caggaagtcctggaggaacttattcatgcattcctggaggaacttccacaggaattcctggaggaacttctgcatgcattcctggaggaacttctgcatgcattcctggagcaacttccgcagaaattctgcaggaattcctggaggaacttccgcaggaattctgtaggaattccgggaggaacttccacaggaatttctggaggaacttccgcgggaatttctggagcaacttgcGCAGtatttcctagaggaacttccacaggaattcctgaagggatttccgcaggaatttctgtaggaacttccgcaggaattcctggtggaactttcgcagtaattcctggaggaacatccgcaggaattcctggaggaacttccgctggaatttctggaggaacttgcgcagtatttcctggaggaacttccacaggaattcctgaagggacttctgcaggaattcctgaagggacttccgcaggaattactgtaggaacttctgcaggaattcctggaggaacttcagcaggaattcctggaggaactttacaagaattcctggaggaacttctacaagaattcctggaggaacttccacaggaatttcaggaggaacttccacaagatttcctgtaggaacttctacaagaatttctgaaggagcttccgcaagaattcctgaaggagcttccgcaagaattcctgaaggaacttctgtaggaattcctggaggaacttcagcaggaatttctaaagaaacttccgcaggaatatctgaagcaacttccgcaggaattgcaggaggaacttTTTGTATTAATTTGAAAGAATGTTGCATTTATTTGCATGCTTCCAACGTGTGCTTATAAAGTTACAACAGATGTTCTAGCCTACGCAAAGGAATAGAAGAAGTCGATCAAAAGCCGACCTGGCATCGGGTTAAGGCGGTAGCAGGCAATCGTCATGAGGATCTTCATGTCGGCTGTTTGCTCGCTCGGGGTGCGCAGTAGGGGTCCTTAAAGTAAGTTATTAAGTACTCAGGAAGTGCAATGATAACTAAACGACATGTCAAAGGGCAACTAATGTATAAAAAATGCAGTTATGCAATTCCTTTATGTGATTAAACCAACCATTACAAAATGGACAAACAGGTTTCCATTAATAAGAGTAAAGCATTATAAATAAtgcttaaataaataaataatgcatcGAGAAGTCCATTACTGTGCCATTTTCATAATTGGTAAGAATCTCAACGCTGGGTGAGTAACCACTCGGTATTGCATTAACAGAACCAACTGATCTAACAACGTTGTGCTTAGAATGCACGCGGGTCTGACGTATGGAGAGTCACTCTGAATGATGCATGAATTATTTCAGCACCACCGCGAAAGTATAATACGGAatatgttgttttaatttcttgTGACATGCGAGAGCAGTGTGCACACAAAGGAgcgcattttaattattttatcatCTACAGGTACATCCGGGGTCTCATGATTGTAATGTTTCAATCTTCGGACTGCTGGAATATTTATACAAGGTGGCATAAGCATATTTTACCTCAAACCGTCCAACACAGAATTTCGAACGGTAATTTCTGCGGGAGCACCCAACCGTTGCCAACAGAACGACCAACGGACCGACGACGCAGACGACAACAAGTGCATATGACGAGCTTCATTATAAGCCTTCAGGATGAAAAGAAAACGTTTTATGTGAACTCGGTCGGTACAGATTTCCCATGTACGTACCTACCTTTATCGTTCACACAAACCGGAACTGCGATCCAACATCTTTGGAGCAGTCCACCAGAGCCGGTCGTTGATGCGATTGGGAGCATGTGTTACGGGGGGAGTATTTGTGTGTGACTTACATGAAATCATAATGTTTGTCACTTTATACGGGGGGTCGGATATTTCGCATTTTTGCCGTCATGTCATCATCATTTCTGATACCACATTTCGGAGTAGCATCCTGATAAAGTTAAGTAATAATGTTTTTGTGAGGCACTCATCGTAAACATAACATATTCACCAAAATGAGAAGGGCTTCAAATTGagaattgttgttgttgttgttgattttTATTTAGGACCTTTTAACCATTTTGGTTATTCAGGTCGCATTATAAGATTACAgagtttgaatttaatttgtatAATGTATGGTGTGTATGTGTGGTTGTTGACATCGGGCTAGGTCGTCCTGGTTAGTGGTAACGTGCTCTTCCTTCCTGGATCATACTGGGAGGATGGTAACGGCCCTGGCGGCCTTGATGGCCTGTTGTTTAAGTTGTTTTTTGATGATCGTCGCTATCATGATGAGGAGTTGAATCCCGACCATGATGATCAGGAGAGTCAGCTTCGTGTCGTGGTCTGCTAGTATACTGGTGTGTACTTCCTGGGTTTGGATGATCGTTACGTCGTGATCTCCGTTTTGTGTGGTATCCTTGGAGTCGTTGTTTCCCATGTTGAGTTCAGCAAAGGTTGACGAGCTGGCGACTGGTTGAGGTACACTGATGATGATTGATTAAGGTTGATGTCTGTATATATATGCTGGATATGCTGACTTAAGTTTTGTTTGCCGGGTGTTGAGTTCATCAGTTTCGTGGTTGGTTTGCTTTGTTGTTAAATCAGCGTTTGCAGTtttgtttcttttaaaaagttgACAGTTTTTTGCAAACTGCTGGTGTCATCACCTAGTATCTCTCGTAGCGATGTGCCCAGTAggtacttttgcctttctttgtCGTATATTCTGCAGTCAATAAGAATGTGTTCTACTGTGATTCTTATTCCACAGGATGGGCACATAGGTGGATCTTCCTTCTTTGCGAGGAAGCCATGTGTGAGCTTGGTATGCCCGATTCTTAGTCTGGTGATTGTACGGTTAACATATCTATCGTTGGCATAAGATGAGGCCCACTCGAAAGGGGTGTTTTTTATCCTTCTTAGTTTGGTGGAGCTGCAGTTCCATGTGGCACACCAGCTGGATAATATCTTTGAGTTGACCAATCGTTTGAAATCTTCATACGGGGTTTTTATCTCGGTGGGGTTTCCTAAGAGTGCTCCCTCTTTTGCTAGTTGGTCTGCTTTTTCGTTGCCGGTTATATTAACGTGGGCTGGGACCCAGCACAGTGTTGTGGTGCCGTTTTTTGTTTGTAGaattttcctgattttgatTATCCATGGATGACTAGAGTTATTGTTGGCGACGGCTTCTAAGACGCTTTTGGAATCGCTGAATACGACGTTTAATCCGGTGGGGCAATGTTCCAGGGCTTTGATGATGGCGAATGCTTCTGCACTGAAGATTGATAGGTGTGTGGGTAGGCAAGTGACGATATTTATGTTGTTAGAATGTACGCTGCAGCCTACACCATCCTGTATTTTTGATCCGTCCGTATATATGTGACGATGATATGGGTAATCGGTGTTGCAAAGttctttgaattgaatttgttttgcttttgggGGAAGTTTGTCAGGAATTCCGGTGTTAATTTGGAATACACGTTTTTCCCATGCTAGTGATTCTGCAGGGTTTTCGCTTTCAATGGTCATATGCGGGATGGAAAGTTCGTTCATTAGGTTTTTGGTGTCATTTATGATTCGTAAATCCGATTCAAGTATTCCCCTGGCTTGTTGCTTTATGCAGTAATCAATGGTTTTCTTGATTGATGCGAGGTATAATGGAGGGAGTCCGCTTTCAGAGAGTATGCTTTCTATAGGGCTGGAGTGAAAGGCTCCTGTGGCAAAGCGTATACCTTGGTGATACAATGGTGCTAGCCGGTGAATATTTTGTCTGTTTGCACAGGTTATTATGGGAGCTCCGTATAGTAGTTTTGGCAGAATAGTCATCTGTAGGATATGAAGTAGGGTTTTCCTGTCGGCTCCGAAATTAGTTTTGCTGAGGCAGTTCATGATATTTAACCGTTTTTTGACTTCGTCTCTAGTCGTTTTTGTGTGGTAGTTGTAGTTGAGGTTGCGATCAAGCCACACTCCTAAAAGTTTTTGGTTGTTTGTGACTGCTATCTCTTCGTTATCCAGTTTTGGCGGTGGTTGGTTTTGgagttttttcctttttccaatGTGCATGATTCCCGATTTTTGTGCGGAGATTTGGAATCCAGTTGCGTCGCTCCATTTCTGTATGCAATCTAgagttttttgtatttttgtccgCGTCCATTTAGCGGATTTAGAGATGACAGCGATGGTGATGTCGTCTGCGTACATTTTTAAAAAGGTGTCCTTTGGGAGGTAGTCTCTGATGCTGTCGACGGCTAGTAGGAAAAAGGTGACTGCGAGAACGGATCCTTGTGGGACGCCATTCTCTTGGGTTTTTGTGTCGGATAGTTGATCTTCGTACCGCACTTGAAATTCTCTTCGTTCTAAGAAAAGCTTGCAGAATTGGGCCATGTTTCCGGAGATCTTCGCTTTTGCTAGTTTTTGTAATATTAGTCTGCGCCAGGTGCGGTCATATGCCTTCGTTAGGTCCAGGAATATTATTTCTGCTTGTTTTTGGTTTATTATGGCATCTCTGCCAAAGCTGTCGATTTGGGAGATGACGTCAATTGTTTGGTGTCCTTTGCGAAAACCGTATTGGGATTTCCCAAGAACCCCGTTGGTTTCTAAGTGGTTCATCAGGCGTTTATTTACCATGCGTTCAAATAGTTTGAGCACACAGCTAGATAGACAGATTGGTCTTAGGTTGTTAGCTGTGTTTGGACATTTTCCTGGTTTGGGTATCGGTACTAGTATTGATTTTCTCCATGGTTCTGGAAAGGTTCCATTGAGCCAGATTTCGTTGTAGGCTTCTAGCAGTTTCTTTTTGACGTAAAACGGTAGGTGTTTGAGCATTGCGTTGTGAATTTCATCGGGGCCTGTTGAGGTTCCTGTAAGTCTGTCCAGCTGGTGTAGAAGCTTACTCATTGAATATGGttggcataattttgagttACGGCTGCTTCTGAAATTGAGAGGCAGGCTTTCCTCTTTTGcattttggatttgaatttgtggGAGTATGCTTCATTTGAAGATTCTTTTTGGAAGTGGTCAGCTAAGTGGTTGGCAATTTCCAGGGGTTTTGATATGATTTTGTTTTCAGTGGCAATTGCCCATGTTCTTGATGCTGGTTGTCCTGTTTTAGATATTGCACGGATGCGGTTCCATATTTCTTTAGTTGGGGTGTTTTCGTTGATGGAGGAAGCAAACTTTTCCCATGATTTTTGTTTCTCTTCTTTGATGATTTTCCGGCATGTATTTCTGGCGCTTATAAATTCGTCGTGAATTGCTTGGTAGAGGGGATCGCCTGGGTTtgatttttgcttttttcttaGAGCTTTCCTTCTTTGCTTGATGGCTTCTGCCACTGTTGGGTTCCACCATGGAGCCGCTTTCGAGTGTACTTTGGTTGAGGTTTTTGGTATTGATCGTAAGGCTGCTGATTTGATGGCTTCCGTTAGTTCTTCTATCGAGTGATTGGAGTTTGGAGGAATAAGCTTTTCAATTTCCTCTTCGAAAGTGTTCCAGTTTGCGGCGTCTATTTTCCATCTAGCGGCTCGGTTTCTTTGTTCAAATTGTTCGAATCCTATTAGGATTGGAAAATGATCGCTGCCGTGTTGGTCGTCTACAACAGTCCAGTTTAGCTTATTCGCTAGGTCAGCAGAGCACAAAGTTAGGTCGATGCATGATGGTGTGTTGGTGTTTTTATTAGTATTTGCTGAGTGTATGAAAGTGGGAGATCCATCGTTTAGAATAATTAGATTATTCTCGTTTATTATTGAGTCGATCATTTTTCCTCTTTGGTCTTCTTTTTTGGAGCCCCAACTGTTGTGGTGTGCGTTGAAGTCACCAGATAGTATAAGGGGTTTTGGTAGGGAGTCTATAATGGTTTCCAATTCGTTTTTGTTGATTTGTTGGTTTGGTGATAGGTAGATGCTGCAGACTGTCATTTTCCGTGGTATGTTAATTTCTACAGCGATCGCTTCGAGGGTAGAGTTCGTTTGTAATTGTTTGGCTTTGATGCCTGTTTTGACTGCTATTGCTGTTCCACCTTGGCCAGATGGTCGGTGGATAGAATAGGTTTCGTATCCATTTAGGCGAAAGTTTTGTGAGGAGTTGGTTCTTGTTTCCTGTAGCGTAATGatttttggtttgaatttgctgACTAAAAGTTGAAGATCCTCATATTGACTTCTTACTCCATTACAATTCCATTGCAGTATTTCTGTCattattttgttgttgtttgttgtTGTGTAGATAATCCGGATTCGAGTTTGGTGGTGTTTGGTGTTCTGGTTTGTTTGTATCAGGGTTTCTGGTCCATGTGTTCGTCGGGTTGATCGTCGGTGTTTTCAGATTCTGAGTCGACGTAATCCACTTCCTTGGCTGGTGCCATCTTGTGGTTGGCTTTCTTTTTCCTGGGCGGTGACGGCGCGGGGTTATCTTGATTTCTATGTTTGGGGGCGGATTTATATCCGTGTTGTTTTAGTATGTTTTCTAGCTTAGCGTAATTTTCTTGGAGTTTTTCGAGGTCTTTCTCTGCCtttctttgtttttcttcttGGTATACTGATGcaagtttttcaaatttgttgtgGATGGCTTCGTagttttcttccatttttccgaactttttttcgttttcgtCCTGGTATTGCTTCAGCAGATTTTCGTAATGAGTGTCGTAGTCTAGTTTGATGGATTCTGCTAGTgatttcttctcttcttctaaCTGTTGGATTTGGTTACGATACAGATTGTTTTGTTCGGTTAGTTGTGCGATTTTTTCATCAGTCTGCCTCTTCAGTGATGATTTAAGGGTATCCGAATATGTTGATTTACCCTCGTTTTCCACAATTTTCCTTGCTTCCCAGAAAGAGATGTTTTTATCCACTTTCACTTTTGTAATGGCTTTTTCTTGCTTCAGGGTAGGGCATTCCTTAGAGAATGCGCCATGTTTGTTTCCACAGTTGATACATTTTTCGCTGTTGGTACATTCTTCGTGGTATAGTTCACCGCACTTGCTGCATTTTTTTTCACTGGAACAGTTCTTACTTGTGTGTCCGAATTTGAGGCACTTGAAGCACCTCAGCGGATTTGGGTACCATGGACGAGTTTCAAGCACAATGTAACCTAGTTTAAGTTCACTTGGTGGCTTGGTGCCTTTGACAGTGAGGACAAAGATTCCCGTAGAGGTTTTATTTTCTTCTCTTCCTTTCATAATTTGCTTCACTTCAGTTATTCCCTGTTCCGAGAGCATCGCTAGTATATCCGTATCACTATCTTCCCTAACATCACGACAGAAAATGACCACTTTGCACGAATTTAGGGTTTTGTGTTCGTAAACGTTGACCGTTATTCCGTCGGTCATCTTTTCCATTTTAGCCAGATTTCTTGCCTGGCTCTCGTTCTTCACTGTCACAAAAATTTTTCCATCGCGGGTTTTTTTTGCACTGTGGACTTCACCGCAGAAACTTTGGATGAATTTTTCCACTAGCACTGGAGATACACCATGGAAGCTTTTTCCCtcctccttcctctccagtacCATCACTTTTCCAGCGAGACATCCGCCGGAGGGTTCCCCCCAGCGGGGGAACTGGTGCTCATTCATCACGTAGTTTTGCTACGTGTGAATTGGCAGTTTTACTTGCGTTTTTTTTATCGGACGCTCACTTTGGTTGCACGCGGTTAATTACACAGCGGCGACTGCTGATATTGCAGTTTTGCTGGATCGTTCGGGTTGTAACACGACACTTCACTTCGATTGAATTTATTGTTAACGTTATTGAACGGGTCGATCGCGAAATACACCTGTTCTCAACCGTGGTCAGGCAACGAATGAAAAATTGAGAATTGAATTGTAAAATTTGCAttagaatttatgaaaatataagTTTTAACTGTAATTACTAAACGAGtttgttaatttaaaaaaaaaaagacaggtGAATTTTTCTAGTTGTTTTAATTATGCCTACTAATTGGGCCATTTAGCTGAAAGGTATCAGAACCACTGGTTTTGGTTACACCTTTTACATTTCACCCGTGTTTCACTTTGCCCATCAGCTTGAGAACCATAATTTTTCCACTGAGGTATCACCGTCATTCAGTGTGAGGATCTCGTTTAAACGTAAGTCCTTGTCATCAACCAACCGGTCTTGATTGTGTTTGCTTTCTGAAAAAGGAAGGCTCGCAAAAAGCGGAAGGCTTGTAGGCAGATTCAGGCCTCAAAAATCGTGCCCAGAGATGCACAATACCAACAAGCAGACATTGAGCCAGTGCAGCGTTAGCTTTCTGACTGGGAGGAACGATGCGATGACGGCAACATGCATGGAAGGATACGACTAGCGACAGAAATAAAAAAGGAAAGATTTCTATGGAGCACATTCACACTGAAGTAACCTGCATGTGGTGAGGTGCCCACCTTCCTAACCTCTATACAATACCTAGTTGCGGCGTGTTTTGCGATGCGATGAATGTTCCGAACAGGTAGGGAAATTCGCGGTGCTTTGTTACGTGGTCGACGATGACTATGAGCCGGCGTTGTACCTAACCTACTCTGGAAAATGAGAAACGCCGAGTGGAAATGTCACATACtttatgcaaatatttttttgcccgtgGATGAGAGTAAACACATCTTCTGCAGAATCTCGTTAGGAGCGCCAAGAGCCCCGCGGGCCATCCAGCgagcgacgacgatgacgacgacggcgaTGGTTTGCTCCGGCAGCCCGGTTGACAGGTGGTCCTGTAATGGACACAACGTTTCATTATGAATGTAAAGTGCCTTTGTAAGCAGAGTTGGAGGCGAGATTTCGTGTTCACCGTGACGTTGATGATGATCGTGAGTCCTGGCGGCCAACACGGCACGCGGTTGGCGTATGTTGGAGCCCAAATTAAATGAATAACAAGCATTAGCACTGTCGAGCGAGTAATTTGCTGAGTAGTAGACAAGGGAAGATGATTATCCTCTTCAAGTGGATGCTTTGGTATGTTGGTAAAATTCAGatgaagttttcctgaaattaggaaaaaaaattgatgataAAAATGGGTAGCTGttctaaatttcaatttcatatgcatctgttataaataaataaaaaaatgattaaatttttcgatcaataacATGCATTTTGTTGCAAAAACTTAGTGCATTTGAAGTTCTTTAAAGCACAACGTGGGTGTACAATATGGAAAATAAACTTGGCATCATGAGTTTCACAACCCAGACGAAAAACACGCTCAACGAAGAGCTGATACCGTTTTGaatcaaatcccgaacatgattCTTATGTAGGTATTGCGAACACTgtcgttttagcgccctaaaactgaAACCTTCATCGATTTTTCGTCCTGAGACTAAAGATTACATAAAAAATACCATCATATGGAAAAAATAGATGAATAAAACTGACATATATGTGTTCActgttcttctttttcttcttcattggcattatatcATCCACTTGgtcattgccgcctcgcaggttAGTGTTCAAttaacacttccacagttattaactgcgaggtttctgagccaagttcccatttctgcattcgtatatcatgaggcaatTACACTTTtattcccagggaagtcgagacaatttccaaaccttcacttaaataaagataaaaatccAAAGcgaaaattgccttgaccggttcggaaatcgaacccagcgaccctcagcatggtcttgctttgtagccgcgcatcttacatCATCACGACAACACTCTTCCAATCGCATCGAGAGTGGAATATTTAGCAATCCAAGTCAAAGTCGGTGAGCTGAATATTGGAGTAGTCGTGCTGTACAATCCTTCGTGTTCAAACCAATTTTTCAGCCAGCACTACGAAAAGGTTCTACTGGAACTTTTTGACTATAGTATACAACTTCGACAGGATTTATATACTTGGAGATTTCAACATCAATGTGGCTACTATTGTGCCTTCTGCAAACTTGACCTCGTtgaaccaaatccaatcaaccTTCCATCTAACCGTCCTACTAACGGGCCCCACCCGATTCACAGACACTTCATCGTCTACGATCGATCTTCTGATAACTGATTGTCAACACTACATCAAGAAAACCAAAACCTCATCAGCAAACTCGATCTCAGATCACGAGAAGatacaggggatgtccaaaataactgggataggcaaattttgggcataattagatgtgttgtaactatgtcaaatattatccgatttggacaattcagggatgcctgaactagaaatttaatgtagtttcaccatatgttcatggaaccgaccatggccatcggataccggagatattccgggttttttgaaggtaggttcagaaccgtaaatttgtggtgggtattaggataagttgtagttaaaaacagaataatattagtaaccacaaataaagtagggctctttctgattggaaccatatgttgaaattcgaaatcggaccagaatcaagtgagatatggcaatttgtttagaatcggtgccgatcgggagttttaaaagggaccaggccacaaattcatttgaagcTTCCCCTTCTACgattttggcgctaaaactggaatgtccccttctatgggttccccggggacaattcgtaggtcccggaagcggtcaaagccgtcaatggtccatttcatACTCAAACCTCGTTTcgtgatagaaaaccatgaaaaacgaaccgtcgaacgacaagttttggcgctaaaacagaagtgtccccttctacgggttccccgaggacaatccgtaggtctcggaagcggtcaaagtcatcaattgtccattttatactcatacctcacttcctgatagaaaaccatgaaaaacgaaccgtcgaatgaccagttttggcgctaaaactggaatgtccccttctacgggttccccggggacaatccgtaggtcctggaagcggtcaaaacCATCAATTATCCATTTTATAATCaaacctcgcttcctgatagataatcatgaaaaacgagccgtcgaatgaccagttttggcgctaaaactggaatGCCCCTTCTACGTCGAAtaaccagttttggcgctaaaacagaaatgtccccttctatgggttccccggggacaatccgtaggtcccggaagcggtcaaagccgtcaatggtccattttatactcatacctcgcttcctgatagaaaacc comes from Armigeres subalbatus isolate Guangzhou_Male chromosome 2, GZ_Asu_2, whole genome shotgun sequence and encodes:
- the LOC134217274 gene encoding uncharacterized protein LOC134217274, with product MNEHQFPRWGEPSGGCLAGKVMVLERKEEGKSFHGVSPVLVEKFIQSFCGEVHSAKKTRDGKIFVTVKNESQARNLAKMEKMTDGITVNVYEHKTLNSCKVVIFCRDVREDSDTDILAMLSEQGITEVKQIMKGREENKTSTGIFVLTVKGTKPPSELKLGYIVLETRPWYPNPLRCFKCLKFGHTSKNCSSEKKCSKCGELYHEECTNSEKCINCGNKHGAFSKECPTLKQEKAITKVKVDKNISFWEARKIVENEGKSTYSDTLKSSLKRQTDEKIAQLTEQNNLYRNQIQQLEEEKKSLAESIKLDYDTHYENLLKQYQDENEKKFGKMEENYEAIHNKFEKLASVYQEEKQRKAEKDLEKLQENYAKLENILKQHGYKSAPKHRNQDNPAPSPPRKKKANHKMAPAKEVDYVDSESENTDDQPDEHMDQKP